A window of Capsicum annuum cultivar UCD-10X-F1 unplaced genomic scaffold, UCD10Xv1.1 ctg64891, whole genome shotgun sequence genomic DNA:
tgtggaaatttgtaaaattgaactagtcttgaactattgcatgatgtaaagaagtatttgaaatacaatagtatgatttaatttaatgaacaaaatgaGTCAGTGTTCCCCAATgcgtattaatgaacaaagggagttgttctccccaagttaatggtagttgttttggcatgatgtgttaaccttgcaagtgtagttggtataacgataccaacaatgtatgcctaaatatgtatcaAGGTTcattgaatgggaatgtgtgacaaCTGTTTAAATTGGGcgctaataagggttgtgtagctgagtcgtgaaagtggaggtccgagtgacCGATACTAGAAATCGCGTTTGCCGACGCGGGGGtcaagtgaccagggaggttcgagtcccccttattattatttactgattagggaggttcgagttcctcgtaaatcattatatgatcggtggcttaagtcaccttggtatatgttggagggttcgagtccctcatgtgcatatatatgagattattctgcAGTTCTTGTGGCTACGCGTATtggggcccgaccagggggtgggagctggggcccatatagcccgtgggtaccattatatgacggttgagctacacaatccaagctaaagttttgaaaaacatgttaagccttgttccctatcccggtacgtgacatatatatctatgtactCGCATTTGACTATGTGTGTTGgcttttaaatgattttaactgttgcttatatcattattttatccttatttccgAGTTTCATGTGAGCAttcaccccgctaaccgtcttcggacgctgtatccccacacgatgcaggaactggccatacttctaccTCTCCTGCACTTGACTAGGATTCAGGATCAGCTcgtgagtcagactgaagtggtgagcttccatacttagGAAGGCCCGATTTCATGCTTTGGtttattttgactatttctttggacttggttttggctatggtcgggggcatgtcccgactggatattctttggttttgattagaggctttgtcggactactttgggcatgggcggtgtcggtatcgGTGTTGACATTGGCATTGctattggtattggttggatgtttggttgtaaacagttggttttggttatagatttattataatggttttttatatttgatactctcttatcttgttatatgttcagaattcatccgacgcGGGGTCTAAGGTGGGCGATGGTTTggatattgggggtggtctctagtcctggttggacttgagatacccgacacggcCAGGCCTGGGTTCGGCTCGTGTCACAAGGTTCTAATGCACGAGATCTTGTAGCACTTACCAATGAGGTCTTATCGATTAGTATTACAcataagaaatcaattatagaCACTAATAAAATTAGATCCGCTCTTCATAGACAAACTTGGGATTTGCGATCCCAGGTCGGTTCAGGATCATGGGATCCTTTTCTATCAGATAGGAAGCGCTGTAGCACAAAATGTACTTTTAAGTAATTGCCCCATAGATCCTATATCTGTCTATATGAAGAAGAAAGCATGTAACGAAGGGGATTCTTATTTGTACAAATGGTACTTCGAGCTTGGAACGAGCATGAAGAGATTAATGttacttctttatcttttgagttgTTCTGCCGGATTGGTTGCTCAAGATCAATCTTAAAGTGGTCAACCGTTACCAACATTATGAAGCTAAACTCTTACTTATAAATTTTTGCCGTATAGACGTTCTATTTAGTCCAGacctgggtatgttgttgttgttgatgttctaTTTAGACACCGAGGTTGGAACAGTGTTGAATGgttactctctctcttttctgTCTACTGCTTTCTTTCTCCGGGTCTGAACTCTTCCCTTGAGGAAGGCCCCTGCTGTGGCCTTTTTTGGCTGTAGGGTTGGGGTGGCTTGCTGGGTGAGGACTTTGATTGGGAAAGGGGCCTCCTCTGCCTACGGCCTGTTCGTTACTCACCTGGGCAAATTGGTGACTGGGTTAGTTTTTAATGGAGTTTATTAAGGACAAATTTAGCAGTCAATACATATGGGTCAAAGAATGCTTATGACATGTGCTTCACAATAGATGGCCCCTAAAGACCTTGGAAAGACATCAATCTATTCTTAGTTAAGACAGTGCTTATGATTTCATGAAGACTTTCTTCATCGGTAAAAAAAGAAGATTTCAAGTGGACTTCCTGGTCTTAGTGCATATACTTCTTGTCAGATGTATTCCTAGTTTAGGATGGTATGTTATAGGGGTGTAACTCATGCCAACAGTTTTTGGGAGACATGACATCTGGTTTTGATATTTCTGACAGTTAATGACTAAGCATTTTGTTGATAGCGATTGTGTAAACATATTTTGTTTAAGATGTTGTTGTACATTATGGATGATTTAATAATTTACCAGTTTCAAAAATATTATGGATGATTTAATTTAGATTCGGATATGCAGAACCTACAAAATTAAAACTTACCAGAAATGACGTCTAGCAATCTATGCAAcctgtttgattttttttttcttcatgagTTCTCTATATTACTACACTTCTATAGATGGGGCATCAGCAAGTTTCCGCAAATGGGGGTTAATCAATTGTGTACAAGTTGTACAATACAACATAACTATTGGCTTTTATATTCAAGGCCACAAGGATCCGATTGACCATTTTTTTCTGAGTGGGTTTAATAATTACTTTCAGGTACTGGATGATGGGAAACTGACCCAGAGACATGTGCTGCGGAGCCATCAAAAGCCAGTTTCTTTTGTAGCTTGGAGCCCTGATGATACAATGTTGCTAACCTGTGGGAATATAGAAGTGCTCAATCTCTGGGACGTGGAGACAGGTACATGTAAGCACACATATGGAGATGCTGGTTTCATTATCAGCTCATGTGCTTGGTTTCCTGATTCTAAGAGATTCGTCTGTGGCAGTTCGGACCCTGAAAAAGGCATATACATGTGGGACTGTGAGGGTAATGAGATCAGATCTTGGAAAGGGATGCGGATGCCAAAGGTTCTAGATCTT
This region includes:
- the LOC124893780 gene encoding WD repeat-containing protein WDS homolog isoform X1, coding for MQELAILLPLLHLTRIQDQLVSQTEVVLDDGKLTQRHVLRSHQKPVSFVAWSPDDTMLLTCGNIEVLNLWDVETGTCKHTYGDAGFIISSCAWFPDSKRFVCGSSDPEKGIYMWDCEGNEIRSWKGMRMPKVLDLAITADGEKLISIFSDRDIRILNVGTSAERVISEAHPLTSLSLSGDGKFFIVNLNSQEIHMWDIAGKWLSPLKFKGHRQHKYVIRSCFGGLDSTFIASGSEDSKVCSFINASIPAPRRPKKNNTPFVL
- the LOC124893780 gene encoding uncharacterized protein LOC124893780 isoform X4, which translates into the protein MQELAILLPLLHLTRIQDQLVSQTEVVLDDGKLTQRHVLRSHQKPVSFVAWSPDDTMLLTCGNIEVLNLWDVETVRTLKKAYTCGTVRVMRSDLGKGCGCQRF
- the LOC124893780 gene encoding WD repeat-containing protein 26-like isoform X3; the protein is MQELAILLPLLHLTRIQDQLVSQTEVVLDDGKLTQRHVLRSHQKPVSFVAWSPDDTMLLTCGNIEVLNLWDVETGTFRTLKKAYTCGTVRVMRSDLGKGCGCQRF
- the LOC124893780 gene encoding WD repeat-containing protein WDS homolog isoform X2, giving the protein MQELAILLPLLHLTRIQDQLVSQTEVVLDDGKLTQRHVLRSHQKPVSFVAWSPDDTMLLTCGNIEVLNLWDVETGTCKHTYGDAGFIISSCAWFPDSKRFVCGSSDPEKGIYMWDCEGNEIRSWKGMRMPKVLDLAITADGEKLISKWLSPLKFKGHRQHKYVIRSCFGGLDSTFIASGSEDSKVCSFINASIPAPRRPKKNNTPFVL